Proteins co-encoded in one Medicago truncatula cultivar Jemalong A17 chromosome 8, MtrunA17r5.0-ANR, whole genome shotgun sequence genomic window:
- the LOC25501071 gene encoding protein CHROMATIN REMODELING 35, with protein MKQETATPESQIASRKRRISSEEGCKKLKLSSDGLPCSVQAKVVDYSNPYAITEVLNSLEGGEYGSVTKDIDALITRKMQVLGPYFAKYPTLIDRFLKVVTVQDEKSHHSDQNVIDLDEGQIQRDVAAPKREKDVPAAQCPVVIIDSDEEDDRDQKSFHAYHEVVLPKRQSPALKMIGYHPPNAYNGESSDLKFETSLPLNAYYGESADKKIEKKLPPKDNPRKDKGVYLGVQEEEDNAVDAEDDGLEDIWREMSMAIETSKDVSADPPPEEEEEEEEDADCDHSFVLKDDLGYVCRVCGVIDRGIETIFEFQYKVKRSTRTYMSDSSKDKGKVDAFGVKIAEEDFLVTDISAHPRHANQMKPHQVEGFNFLVRNLVGDHPGGCILAHAPGSGKTFMIISFMQSFLGKYPNARPLVVLPKGILSTWKKEFQTWQVEDIPLYDLYTVKADSRSQQLEVLKQWMNNKSILFLGYKQFSSIVCDNSNNNASISCQEILLKVPSILILDEGHTPRNENTDMVQSLAKVQTPRKVVLSGTLYQNHVREVFNVLNLVRPKFLKMETSKPIVRRIQARVHIPSVKRFDDLVENTLQKDPDFKRKVAVIHDLREMTSKVLHYYKGDFLDELPGLVDFTVVLKLTPRQKIEVEKAKKMYIRKFKFSSVGSAVYLHPKLKPIAEKCDENSISDHIMDDFIADLDMRDGVKSKFFRNMLNLCESAGEKLLVFSQYLLPLKYLERLAMKWKGWSLGKEIFVISGESSAEQREFSMEKFNNSPEAKIFFGSIKACGEGISLVGASRVIILDVHLNPSVTRQAIGRAFRPGQKKKVFVYRLIAADSPEEEDHHTCFKKELISKMWFEWNEYCGDRAFEVETLDVKECGDLFLESPLLGEDVKALYKR; from the exons GAATTTCATCTGAGGAAGGATGCAAAAAACTTAAGTTATCAAGTGATGGTTTGCCATGTTCAGTACAAGCTAAGGTTGTTGATTACAGTAATCCGTATGCAATCACAGAAGTTTTAAATAGTTTAGAGGGTGGAGAATATGGTAGTGTGACAAAGGATATTGATGCCCTTATAACCCGAAAAATGCAAGTATTAGGCCCCTACTTTGCTAAATATCCTACCCTTATTGATCGATTCTTGAAAGTGGTGACAGTTCAGGATGAAAAAAGCCACCActcagatcaaaatgtcataGATTTGGATGAGGGACAAATTCAAAGGGATGTTGCGGCACCAAAAAGAGAAAAGGATGTTCCTGCAGCACAATGCCCTGTTGTTATAATTGATTCAGACGAGGAGGATGATAGGGATCAGAAGTCTTTTCATGCGTACCATGAAGTTGTTTTGCCAAAACGGCAGTCTCCTGCATTAAAAATGATT GGATATCATCCTCCCAATGCTTACAATGGAGAAAGTTCAGATCTAAAATTTGAAACAAGTCTGCCTCTTAATGCATACTATGGAGAAAGTGcggataaaaaaattgaaaaaaaactgCCTCCTAAAGATAACCCAAGGAAAGATAAAGGTGTTTATCTTGGTGtacaagaggaagaagataaTGCGGTTGATGCTGAAGATGACGGGCTAGAAGATATTTGGAGGGAGATGTCAATGGCAATAGAAACTTCTAAA GATGTTTCTGCAGATCCTCCGcccgaagaagaagaagaagaggaagaagatgctGACTGCGATCATTCTTTTGTTCTAAAAGACGATCTTGGATATGTTTGTCGTGTTTGTGGGGTTATTGATAGAGGAATTGAAACCATATTTGAGTTTCAATACAAG GTTAAAAGGAGCACCAGGACTTATATGTCTGATTCGTCGAAAGACAAAGGAAAAGTTGATGCGTTTGGAGTGAAGATTGCTGAAGAAGATTTCTTGGTAACTGACATATCAGCCCATCCCCGGCATGCAAATCAAATGAAACCGCACCAAGTTGAAGGATTCAACTTTCTCGTCAGAAACTTGGTGGGAGACCATCCCGGGGGATGCATCCTGGCTCATGCTCCAGGATCGGGAAAGACTTTCATGATTATCAGTTTCATGCAAAGTTTTCTAGGAAAGTATCCCAATGCTCGACCTCTAGTGGTGCTTCCCAAGGGAATATTGTCGACTTGGAAGAAAGAGTTTCAAACGTGGCAAGTGGAAGATATACCGCTCTATGATCTATACACTGTGAAGGCTGACAGCAGATCTCAGCAACTGGAGGTGTTAAAACAATGGATGAATAACAAAAGTATTCTTTTCTTAGGATACAAACAGTTCTCCTCCATTGTGTGTGATAATAGTAATAACAATGCATCAATATCATGCCAAGAGATATTGCTTAAAGTTCCCTCGATTCTCATTTTAGATGAGGGACACACTCCAAGAAATGAGAATACAGATATGGTACAGTCTCTTGCCAAAGTACAAACTCCTAGGAAAGTTGTATTGTCTGGAACTCTTTATCAAAATCATGTTAGGGAGGTTTTCAATGTTCTCAATCTTGTGAGGCCGAAGTTTCTAAAGATGGAAACATCTAAGCCTATCGTCCGACGCATTCAGGCTAGGGTCCATATACCTAGCGTGAAACGCTTTGACGATTTGGTTGAGAATACATTACAGAAGGACCCAGATTTTAAAAGGAAAGTTGCTGTAATTCATGATTTGCGTGAGATGACCAGTAAAGTTCTTCACTACTACAAAGGCGATTTTCTTGACGAGCTTCCTGGCCTGGTAGATTTCACTGTggtgctcaaacttacgccCAGGCAGAAGATTGAAGTTGAGAAAGCAAAGAAGATGTATATTAGAAAGTTCAAATTTTCTTCTGTAGGCAGTGCAGTGTATCTGCACCCAAAGTTGAAGCCAATTGCAGAGAAATGTGATGAAAATTCCATATCTGATCATATCATGGATGATTTTATAGCAGACCTTGATATGAGAGATGGAGTCAAATCAAAGTTCTTTCGCAATATGCTGAACCTATGTGAATCAGCCGGGGAAAAACTTCTGGTGTTCAGTCAATATCTATTGCCTTTGAAATATTTGGAAAGGTTAGCCATGAAGTGGAAGGGTTGGAGTCTCGGAAAAGAAATCTTCGTGATTTCAGGAGAATCTTCCGCTGAACAAAGAGAGTTTTCAATGGAGAAGTTTAACAATTCACCCGaggcaaaaatattttttggctCAATCAAAGCATGTGGTGAAGGGATTTCATTGGTTGGGGCATCCCGTGTCATCATCTTGGATGTTCATCTCAACCCATCTGTTACTCGTCAAGCTATTGGTCGTGCTTTTCGGCCAGGACAGAAAAAGAAAGTCTTTGTGTATCGTTTGATAGCTGCTGATTCTCCAGAAGAGGAAGATCACCATACTTGTTTCAAGAAGGAGTTAATCTCAAAAATGTGGTTTGAATGGAATGAATATTGTGGTGACCGTGCATTTGAAGTTGAAACACTTGATGTGAAAGAATGTGGTGATCTATTTCTAGAGAGCCCGTTGTTAGGGGAAGACGTAAAAGCTCTGTATAAAAG GTAA